A genome region from Geodermatophilus bullaregiensis includes the following:
- a CDS encoding Gfo/Idh/MocA family protein has translation MALDVGVVGVGTIGQEHVRRLDGGPGGSRVVAVADADAERAATVAGQLPAAKVMPSGEELIASDAVDAVVVTSWGATHEPYVLACIAAGKPVFCEKPLAPTQEACRRIVDAEVAAGRRLVQVGFNRRYDPAHRALKQAVGGGAVGAPLLVHCAHRNASVPPHYTRDMSIADTAIHEIDELRWLFGQEIVAVQVLTPRKSSRGGELQDPLLVLFEMADGVLVDLEVSVNVHYGYEIRCEVSGETGTVELADPAPVTIRRAGTVAGLVPADWRERFALSYDVELREWVDTVVAGRPPQGPSAWDGHVAQVVSDAALRSLHSGGRVSVELPAQPELYR, from the coding sequence GTGGCGCTGGACGTGGGGGTCGTCGGGGTCGGCACGATCGGCCAGGAGCACGTCCGCCGGCTGGACGGCGGGCCCGGGGGCAGCCGGGTGGTCGCGGTGGCCGACGCCGACGCCGAGCGCGCCGCGACCGTGGCCGGGCAGCTGCCCGCCGCGAAGGTCATGCCCAGCGGTGAGGAGCTGATCGCGTCGGACGCGGTGGACGCCGTCGTCGTCACCTCCTGGGGGGCGACGCACGAGCCCTACGTGCTGGCCTGCATCGCGGCGGGCAAGCCGGTGTTCTGCGAGAAGCCGCTGGCTCCCACGCAGGAGGCGTGCCGCCGGATCGTCGATGCCGAGGTCGCGGCCGGCCGGCGGCTGGTGCAGGTCGGGTTCAACCGCCGCTACGACCCCGCGCACCGGGCCCTCAAGCAGGCGGTCGGCGGCGGCGCCGTCGGCGCCCCGCTGCTCGTGCACTGCGCGCACCGCAACGCCTCGGTGCCGCCGCACTACACCCGCGACATGTCCATCGCCGACACCGCGATCCACGAGATCGACGAGCTGCGCTGGCTGTTCGGCCAGGAGATCGTCGCCGTCCAGGTCCTCACCCCGCGGAAGAGCAGTCGCGGGGGTGAGCTGCAGGACCCGCTGCTCGTGCTCTTCGAGATGGCCGACGGCGTCCTCGTCGACCTCGAGGTGTCGGTCAACGTCCACTACGGCTACGAGATCCGCTGCGAGGTGTCCGGCGAGACCGGCACCGTCGAGCTGGCCGACCCCGCCCCGGTGACCATCCGCCGCGCGGGCACCGTCGCCGGTCTCGTCCCGGCCGACTGGCGGGAGCGGTTCGCGCTCTCCTACGACGTCGAGCTGCGGGAGTGGGTCGACACGGTCGTCGCCGGGCGGCCGCCGCAGGGCCCCAGCGCCTGGGACGGCCACGTCGCGCAGGTGGTCTCCGACGCGGCGCTGCGCTCCCTGCACTCCGGCGGACGGGTGTCCGTCGAGCTCCCCGCGCAGCCCGAGCTGTACCGGTGA
- a CDS encoding LacI family DNA-binding transcriptional regulator, which yields MSRQEVVVLSAEESLRRPRLQDVAAEAGVSTASVSLVLRGVAGPSSATRERVLDAAARLGYRPDRAASLLARRRSRLIGVVMDVRSSFHAQLVEDVHEAAEEHGYDLVLSTVTRTRDEGRAVETLLDSRCEALVLLGPEAPASRLSALDRQLPVVAVGRPVPSAGVDVVRAADDEGVGQAVDHLVGLGHRRIAYVDGGPGVIPAGRHRGYQRAMRRHRLGGHLQVVAGDHGEESGARAARELFASDLPPTAVITYNDRSAVGVLDTLLRGGVDVPGAVSVVGYDDSPLSRLAHIDLTTVSQDSGQLMRHAVAAVVERLEGGRTAHREVVVPPRLVVRGTTGPAPAGV from the coding sequence GTGTCAAGGCAGGAGGTGGTCGTCCTGAGTGCAGAGGAGTCGCTGCGTCGTCCGCGACTGCAGGACGTCGCGGCCGAGGCCGGCGTCTCGACGGCGTCGGTGTCGCTGGTGCTGCGCGGCGTCGCCGGACCCAGCAGCGCCACCCGCGAGCGGGTGCTCGACGCCGCCGCCCGGCTCGGGTACCGGCCCGACCGCGCCGCCAGCCTGCTGGCCCGCCGGCGCAGCAGGCTGATCGGCGTCGTGATGGACGTCCGCAGCAGCTTCCACGCCCAGCTCGTCGAGGACGTCCACGAGGCGGCCGAGGAGCACGGGTACGACCTGGTGCTCAGCACGGTGACCCGCACCCGGGACGAGGGGCGGGCGGTCGAGACGCTGCTCGACTCGCGCTGCGAGGCGCTGGTCCTCCTCGGCCCGGAGGCCCCCGCCTCCCGGTTGAGCGCGCTGGACCGGCAGCTGCCCGTGGTGGCCGTCGGCCGCCCGGTGCCGTCGGCCGGTGTGGACGTCGTCCGCGCGGCCGACGACGAGGGCGTCGGGCAGGCCGTCGACCACCTGGTCGGCCTCGGCCACCGCCGGATCGCCTACGTCGACGGCGGCCCCGGGGTCATCCCCGCCGGCCGGCACCGGGGATACCAGCGGGCGATGCGCCGGCACCGGCTCGGCGGGCACCTGCAGGTCGTCGCCGGGGACCACGGCGAGGAGTCGGGGGCGCGCGCCGCGCGGGAGCTGTTCGCGTCCGACCTGCCCCCGACGGCCGTGATCACCTACAACGACCGCTCGGCGGTGGGGGTGCTCGACACCCTGCTGCGCGGCGGGGTCGACGTCCCGGGGGCGGTCTCCGTCGTCGGCTACGACGACAGCCCGCTGTCCCGGCTGGCGCACATCGACCTGACCACGGTCAGCCAGGACTCCGGACAGCTGATGCGGCACGCGGTGGCCGCCGTGGTCGAGCGGCTCGAGGGCGGCCGCACCGCGCACCGCGAGGTCGTCGTCCCGCCGCGCCTCGTGGTGCGGGGGACGACCGGTCCGGCGCCCGCAGGGGTCTGA
- a CDS encoding LacI family DNA-binding transcriptional regulator: MTRTGPERRPTLADVAARAGVSTALVSIVMREAPGASAATRERVRRAADEIGYRPDSRARLLRSSRSRLLGVVFGVQHAFHGDLLTGLYDAAERAGYELALSAVTPGRGEQPAVDSLLRDRCEALVLLGPQSPAATLTDLATRLPVVVLARPVRSATVDVVRTADDEGMRLAVDHLVALGHRDVVHVDGGRAPGAAERRRGYREALQRHGLPARVLAGGLTEDDGAAAARRLLEGPLPSAVTVFNDRCALGVLDVLRRAGRTVPGEVSVVGYDDSRIARLSSVDLTSVAQDVEQLTTLAVGRALARLDGTPVDRRELVVPPRLVVRSSTAPPS; this comes from the coding sequence GTGACGCGGACGGGCCCCGAGCGGAGGCCGACCCTGGCCGACGTCGCCGCCCGTGCCGGGGTCTCCACCGCCCTCGTGTCGATCGTCATGCGCGAGGCACCCGGGGCCAGCGCGGCGACCCGGGAGCGGGTGCGCCGAGCCGCCGACGAGATCGGCTACCGGCCGGACAGCCGCGCCCGTCTCCTGCGCAGCTCCCGCAGCCGGCTGCTCGGCGTGGTCTTCGGCGTGCAGCACGCCTTCCACGGCGACCTGCTGACCGGGCTCTACGACGCGGCCGAGCGGGCCGGGTACGAGCTGGCGCTGAGCGCCGTCACGCCGGGACGCGGCGAGCAGCCGGCGGTCGACAGTCTGCTGCGGGACCGCTGCGAAGCGCTGGTCCTGCTCGGCCCCCAGTCCCCCGCGGCCACCCTCACCGACCTGGCGACGCGTCTGCCGGTCGTCGTCCTCGCCCGCCCGGTGCGGTCCGCCACGGTGGACGTCGTCCGCACCGCCGACGACGAGGGCATGCGCCTGGCCGTCGACCACCTGGTGGCGCTCGGGCACCGCGACGTCGTCCACGTCGACGGCGGACGGGCTCCCGGCGCGGCGGAACGGCGCCGGGGGTACCGGGAGGCGCTGCAGCGGCACGGGCTCCCGGCGCGGGTCCTCGCCGGCGGGCTCACCGAGGACGACGGTGCCGCCGCTGCACGGAGGCTGCTCGAGGGGCCGCTGCCGAGCGCCGTCACCGTGTTCAACGACCGCTGCGCTCTGGGCGTGCTCGACGTCCTCCGCCGGGCGGGCCGGACCGTGCCCGGGGAGGTGAGCGTCGTGGGCTACGACGACAGCCGGATCGCCCGGCTCTCCTCGGTCGACCTCACGTCCGTCGCCCAGGACGTCGAACAGCTGACCACGCTCGCCGTCGGGCGCGCCCTCGCCCGGCTCGACGGCACCCCCGTCGACCGGCGCGAGCTCGTCGTCCCGCCCCGTCTGGTCGTGCGGAGCAGCACCGCCCCGCCCTCGTGA
- a CDS encoding sugar phosphate isomerase/epimerase family protein: protein MSLKLGAYTACLHDRPLTEALDVLQANGLTSVEVNTGGFIPSPHCHVDLLLSSEQARRDYLETFSSRGMELTGLNCNGNPLNPLPGVGPKHADDLRRTIELAGLLGVRNVVTMSGTPGSDPDARYPSWVVNPWDGVYLDVLDYQWGIAAEFWTEIDALARAHDVRVAIEMHPHNLVFSPVTLRRLVDLIDATNVGAEMDPSHLMWQGMDVVACIRDLGPLVFHAAAKDAAITPGVDIRGVLDTSFTRVPADAPDKVPTGYGSWCAAWPEDPAWRFVAVGVGHDVGYWTEFLRALAEVDPDMAVNIEHEDAAYDRLDGLTLAAENLRAAAEKL, encoded by the coding sequence ATGTCCCTCAAGCTGGGCGCCTACACCGCCTGCCTGCACGACCGCCCGCTGACCGAGGCCCTCGACGTGCTGCAGGCCAACGGCCTGACCTCCGTCGAGGTCAACACCGGCGGCTTCATCCCCTCCCCGCACTGCCACGTCGACCTGCTGCTCTCCTCCGAGCAGGCCCGGCGGGACTACCTGGAGACGTTCTCCTCCCGCGGGATGGAGCTGACCGGGCTCAACTGCAACGGCAACCCGCTCAACCCGCTGCCCGGCGTCGGCCCCAAGCACGCCGACGACCTCCGGCGCACCATCGAGCTCGCCGGTCTGCTCGGGGTGCGCAACGTCGTGACGATGTCGGGCACGCCCGGCTCGGACCCCGACGCCAGGTACCCGTCCTGGGTCGTCAACCCCTGGGACGGCGTCTACCTGGACGTCCTGGACTACCAGTGGGGCATCGCGGCGGAGTTCTGGACCGAGATCGACGCCCTGGCCCGCGCCCACGACGTCCGGGTGGCCATCGAGATGCACCCGCACAACCTGGTGTTCTCCCCGGTGACCCTGCGCAGGCTGGTCGACCTGATCGACGCGACCAACGTCGGTGCCGAGATGGACCCCTCGCACCTGATGTGGCAGGGCATGGACGTCGTCGCCTGCATCCGCGACCTCGGCCCGCTGGTGTTCCACGCGGCGGCGAAGGACGCGGCGATCACCCCGGGGGTCGACATCCGGGGCGTGCTCGACACCTCGTTCACCCGGGTGCCGGCCGACGCGCCGGACAAGGTCCCCACCGGCTACGGCTCCTGGTGCGCCGCGTGGCCGGAGGACCCGGCGTGGCGGTTCGTGGCCGTGGGCGTCGGCCACGACGTCGGGTACTGGACCGAGTTCCTGCGCGCCCTCGCCGAGGTCGACCCGGACATGGCGGTGAACATCGAGCACGAGGACGCCGCCTACGACCGCCTCGACGGCCTCACCCTCGCCGCCGAGAACCTGCGCGCCGCGGCCGAGAAGCTGTAG
- a CDS encoding LacI family DNA-binding transcriptional regulator — MPHPYPIREIARQAGLSEATVDRVLNRRGGVRQSTVHEVHRAIADLDRQRSQVRLTGRTFFLDLVVDAPDRFSSAVRAALESQLPLVRPATFRARFHLAEAPAVTELAATLDGIARRGSQGVVLKAPDHPLVVGAVERLAEAGIPVITLATDLPTSRRIAYVGLDNRAAGATAAYLLDQWLPDDAAVLVTRGTGTFRGEDDREMGFRATTRALRPGRRQVDLVDATGDDDVLRGLVRDALAADPGIAAVYSMYAAGGNAATVAAFADAGHTCRAFVAHDLDAENLALLREGRLSAVLHHDLALDLRRACHVVMQAHGALPGTPRSWHSRVQVVTPYNLPPEALSAS, encoded by the coding sequence GTGCCGCACCCCTACCCGATCCGCGAGATCGCCCGCCAGGCCGGCCTGTCCGAGGCGACCGTCGACCGCGTCCTCAACCGACGCGGCGGGGTACGGCAGAGCACCGTGCACGAGGTGCACCGCGCCATCGCGGATCTGGACCGTCAGCGCTCGCAGGTGCGGCTGACCGGGCGGACGTTCTTCCTCGACCTGGTGGTCGACGCGCCCGACCGCTTCTCCTCCGCGGTGCGCGCGGCCCTGGAGTCGCAGCTGCCGCTGGTCCGGCCGGCGACGTTCCGGGCGCGGTTCCACCTCGCCGAGGCCCCTGCGGTGACCGAGCTGGCGGCCACCCTCGACGGCATCGCCCGGCGCGGGTCGCAGGGTGTCGTGCTCAAGGCCCCCGACCACCCGCTGGTCGTCGGTGCGGTCGAGCGGCTGGCCGAGGCCGGGATCCCCGTCATCACGCTCGCGACCGACCTGCCGACCAGCCGCCGGATCGCCTACGTCGGCCTGGACAACCGGGCGGCCGGTGCGACCGCGGCCTACCTGCTCGACCAGTGGCTGCCGGACGACGCCGCCGTCCTCGTCACCCGCGGCACCGGCACCTTCCGGGGCGAGGACGACCGGGAGATGGGCTTCCGGGCGACGACCCGCGCGCTGCGTCCGGGCCGGCGGCAGGTCGACCTGGTGGACGCGACCGGGGACGACGACGTGCTGCGCGGGCTCGTCCGGGACGCCCTCGCCGCCGACCCGGGCATCGCGGCGGTCTACTCGATGTACGCCGCCGGCGGCAACGCCGCGACCGTCGCGGCCTTCGCCGACGCCGGGCACACCTGCCGCGCGTTCGTCGCCCACGACCTGGACGCCGAGAACCTCGCGCTGCTGCGGGAGGGGCGGCTGTCCGCGGTGCTGCACCACGACCTCGCGCTGGACCTGCGCCGCGCCTGCCACGTGGTGATGCAGGCACACGGCGCACTGCCGGGCACACCGCGCTCCTGGCACTCGCGGGTGCAGGTCGTCACCCCGTACAACCTCCCCCCCGAGGCCCTGTCCGCGTCCTGA
- a CDS encoding Gfo/Idh/MocA family protein gives MSQRPLSVAVIGAGMAGRSHAAGYRSVDTVFGEGLPPVRLAAIADANEQLARDTARRYGFEKAVFSWEEVVEDRTIDAISIVVGNALHRPIAEAAIAAGKHVLCEKPLAGSLEDAQAMVAAERATDVVTAVGYTYRRSPAIAAIRGHVQDRELGELTLFDGRYWCDYACDPRGPLTWRYEGGPGSGALGDIGAHVIDAGQFVCGPVVSVSGAVLTTQIAKRPLPLGPTVGHDAAPVSEEVGEVQNEDTAVFSARFESGLSASFSVSRTAFGMPNGLAFDVYGLGGRASFDWHRPSEYLFDDPQPEARTRGARQVIVGPQMPYFAGGYPMEAPGVGGGNAEMFVYQCRAFLDQIVGTPDPLPPNATFVDGLHTMQVIQAVVESAQSDGAAVAVPTH, from the coding sequence ATGTCGCAGCGACCACTGTCCGTGGCGGTGATCGGGGCCGGGATGGCCGGCCGCAGCCACGCCGCCGGCTACCGCTCGGTGGACACCGTCTTCGGGGAGGGGCTCCCGCCCGTCCGGCTCGCGGCGATCGCCGACGCCAACGAGCAGCTGGCCCGCGACACGGCCCGCCGCTACGGCTTCGAGAAGGCGGTGTTCAGCTGGGAGGAGGTCGTCGAGGACCGCACGATCGACGCGATCAGCATCGTCGTCGGCAACGCCCTGCACCGGCCGATCGCCGAGGCCGCCATCGCCGCCGGCAAGCACGTGCTGTGCGAGAAGCCGCTGGCCGGCTCGCTGGAGGACGCCCAGGCCATGGTCGCCGCCGAGCGGGCCACGGACGTCGTCACCGCGGTCGGCTACACGTACCGCCGCTCCCCCGCCATCGCCGCGATCCGCGGCCACGTGCAGGACCGCGAGCTGGGCGAGCTGACCCTGTTCGACGGCCGCTACTGGTGCGACTACGCCTGCGACCCCCGCGGCCCGCTCACCTGGCGGTACGAGGGTGGACCCGGCAGTGGTGCCCTCGGCGACATCGGCGCGCACGTCATCGACGCCGGGCAGTTCGTCTGCGGGCCGGTCGTGTCGGTGTCCGGGGCGGTGCTCACCACCCAGATCGCCAAGCGGCCGCTGCCCCTCGGCCCCACGGTGGGCCACGACGCCGCGCCGGTGAGCGAGGAGGTGGGCGAGGTGCAGAACGAGGACACCGCCGTGTTCTCGGCCCGGTTCGAGTCGGGGCTGTCCGCGTCGTTCTCGGTGTCCCGGACCGCCTTCGGCATGCCGAACGGGCTGGCCTTCGACGTGTACGGGCTGGGCGGCCGCGCCTCCTTCGACTGGCACCGGCCCTCGGAGTACCTCTTCGACGACCCCCAGCCCGAGGCCCGCACCCGCGGCGCGCGGCAGGTCATCGTCGGCCCGCAGATGCCGTACTTCGCCGGCGGGTACCCGATGGAGGCCCCGGGCGTGGGCGGCGGGAACGCCGAGATGTTCGTCTACCAGTGCCGCGCGTTCCTCGACCAGATCGTCGGCACCCCCGACCCGCTGCCGCCGAACGCCACCTTCGTCGACGGGCTGCACACCATGCAGGTCATCCAGGCCGTCGTCGAGTCCGCGCAGTCCGACGGCGCCGCCGTCGCCGTACCCACCCACTGA
- a CDS encoding cytochrome P450 translates to MAQTATAAPATAEDYDPFRPDFYTSDPFGVYRRLRNEAPVAYNERWGWWVLTRFEDVRAAALDADTFRSFEGMDIDDSRLEQVPPGSIGSMDNPRHDQVRSVVQPYFLPRRIAQLEDGIRAVVRDLVGTWRDRATGGRATVDLAQELAWPMPFDVFFHLMGLPSRHADDPLDRARREQLEHWTHELKDRVPGTPHLTPVARAATAGVQQFFIDLLEDRRRAARDDLVTAFVEADIDGVPFVDAQVTPDSEVSGLMMILFLGGVESTAGLTGTLFRLLAENPDQRALLQADPSLIPAAVEEAMRLITPLQLTARTTSREVTLHGVTIPAGGRVVLVMGAANRDERQFPDPDRFDVTRPRGRHLGFGEGVHGCLGAPLARLEARIALEEALPVLGDYEPAGPPTFYPSSPNMYVWKNLPVTFGRSTRRPHVEAVSHRTTTVTLATSEFEAEARVAAKQEVADGVVALTLREAGDRPLPAWEPGAHVDLVLDGTPTRQYSLCGDPTDHSEYRLGVLRDPDGRGSSLFVHHRLQAGDTVRVRGPRNNFPLVDSPRYLFIAGGIGITPILAMIRAAEAAGADWRLVYGGRHRASMAFLDELAVYGDRVSVRPQDETGLLDLEALLGTPQPDTLVYCCGPEPLLAAVEEHCAGWPRGALHVERFAPRPQGEPARTESFEVELARSELTLTVPPDRSILSVVEEAGVGVLSSCAEGTCGTCETGVLGGVPDHRDSVLGPDEREANDCMMICVSRASTDRLVLDL, encoded by the coding sequence ATGGCCCAGACCGCCACCGCTGCCCCCGCCACCGCCGAGGACTACGACCCGTTCCGGCCGGACTTCTACACGTCCGACCCGTTCGGCGTGTACCGCCGGCTGCGCAACGAGGCGCCCGTCGCCTACAACGAGCGGTGGGGCTGGTGGGTCCTGACCCGCTTCGAGGACGTGCGGGCGGCCGCGCTGGACGCGGACACGTTCCGCAGCTTCGAGGGGATGGACATCGACGACAGCCGCCTGGAGCAGGTCCCGCCCGGCTCCATCGGCAGCATGGACAACCCCCGGCACGACCAGGTCCGCTCGGTGGTGCAGCCGTACTTCCTGCCGCGCCGGATCGCCCAGCTCGAGGACGGCATCCGCGCCGTCGTGCGCGACCTGGTCGGCACCTGGCGGGACCGCGCCACGGGGGGCCGTGCGACGGTGGACCTGGCCCAGGAGCTGGCCTGGCCGATGCCGTTCGACGTCTTCTTCCACCTGATGGGCCTGCCCAGCCGGCACGCCGACGACCCGCTGGACCGCGCGCGGCGCGAGCAGCTGGAGCACTGGACCCACGAGCTCAAGGACCGGGTGCCCGGCACCCCGCACCTGACCCCGGTGGCGCGGGCGGCGACGGCCGGCGTCCAGCAGTTCTTCATCGACCTGCTCGAGGACCGTCGTCGGGCCGCGCGGGACGACCTGGTCACGGCGTTCGTGGAGGCCGACATCGACGGGGTGCCGTTCGTCGATGCGCAGGTCACCCCTGACTCCGAGGTCAGCGGCCTGATGATGATCCTCTTCCTCGGCGGGGTGGAGTCCACCGCCGGGCTGACCGGCACGCTGTTCAGGCTCCTCGCCGAGAACCCCGACCAGCGGGCCCTGCTGCAGGCCGATCCCTCGCTCATCCCGGCCGCCGTCGAGGAGGCCATGCGCCTCATCACGCCCCTGCAGCTCACCGCCCGGACGACGTCGCGCGAGGTCACGCTGCACGGGGTGACGATCCCGGCCGGCGGCCGCGTGGTGCTGGTGATGGGGGCCGCCAACCGGGACGAGCGCCAGTTCCCCGACCCCGACCGCTTCGACGTCACCCGGCCCCGGGGCCGGCACCTGGGCTTCGGCGAGGGCGTGCACGGGTGCCTGGGTGCACCGCTGGCCCGCCTGGAGGCGCGGATCGCCCTCGAGGAGGCCCTGCCCGTGCTGGGCGACTACGAGCCGGCCGGCCCACCGACCTTCTACCCCAGCTCGCCCAACATGTACGTCTGGAAGAACCTGCCGGTCACCTTCGGCCGGTCCACGCGACGTCCGCACGTCGAGGCCGTCTCCCACCGGACGACGACCGTCACCCTCGCCACCTCGGAGTTCGAGGCGGAGGCCCGGGTGGCCGCCAAGCAGGAGGTCGCCGACGGCGTCGTCGCCCTGACCCTGCGCGAGGCCGGTGACCGCCCGCTGCCCGCCTGGGAGCCGGGGGCGCACGTCGACCTCGTCCTCGACGGGACGCCGACCCGGCAGTACTCGCTCTGTGGTGACCCCACCGACCACTCCGAGTACCGCCTGGGCGTCCTGCGCGACCCGGACGGCCGCGGCAGCTCCCTCTTCGTCCACCACCGGCTGCAGGCCGGCGACACCGTGCGCGTGCGCGGCCCGCGCAACAACTTCCCCCTGGTCGACTCGCCCCGGTACCTGTTCATCGCCGGGGGCATCGGCATCACTCCGATCCTGGCCATGATCCGGGCCGCCGAGGCCGCGGGCGCCGACTGGCGGCTGGTCTACGGCGGCCGGCACCGGGCGTCGATGGCGTTCCTCGACGAGCTCGCGGTGTACGGCGACCGGGTGTCGGTGCGCCCGCAGGACGAGACGGGACTGCTGGACCTCGAGGCCCTGCTCGGCACCCCGCAGCCGGACACGCTGGTCTACTGCTGCGGCCCCGAGCCGCTGCTGGCGGCGGTCGAGGAGCACTGCGCCGGCTGGCCGCGCGGGGCGCTGCACGTGGAGCGGTTCGCGCCCCGTCCCCAGGGCGAGCCGGCGCGCACGGAGTCGTTCGAGGTCGAGCTGGCGCGCAGCGAGCTCACCCTGACCGTCCCGCCGGACCGGTCGATCCTGTCGGTGGTCGAGGAGGCGGGGGTCGGCGTCCTCTCCTCGTGCGCCGAGGGCACCTGTGGCACCTGCGAGACCGGCGTCCTCGGCGGCGTGCCGGACCACCGGGACTCGGTCCTCGGCCCGGACGAGAGAGAGGCGAACGACTGCATGATGATCTGCGTGTCCCGTGCCAGCACGGACCGACTGGTGCTCGACCTCTGA
- a CDS encoding Gfo/Idh/MocA family protein, protein MTTGPVEPLRIGVLGAARIAERAIAVPARDTGSRLVAVAARDRARAEDFARTHGVERVLASYADVVTDPEVEVVYNPLPNALHGPWNLAAVAAGKHVLSEKPFASNAAEAADVRDAARRAGVTVVEGFHHLHHPVVRRVLEMVGSGELGDVVRVEATIAMPPPDAGDPRWSLDLSGGALMDLGCYGLHVLRTLAPWTGGEPEPVTARAGERAGSPGVDEWLDAELHFPSGATATVRCSMVHRDRDFSLRIVGTRGEATAPAFVEPNRDDRVLVRTPAGERTEHCGTRTSYTYQLEALIAALRHGSPVPTGPDDAVATMTLIDRCYRLAGLPPRPRAAVEPRRAGA, encoded by the coding sequence GTGACGACAGGCCCGGTCGAGCCCCTGCGGATCGGGGTCCTGGGCGCCGCCCGCATCGCCGAGCGGGCCATCGCCGTCCCCGCGCGGGACACCGGCAGCCGGCTGGTCGCGGTCGCCGCCCGGGACCGGGCCCGGGCCGAGGACTTCGCCCGCACGCACGGCGTCGAGCGCGTGCTGGCCTCCTACGCGGACGTCGTCACCGACCCCGAGGTGGAGGTCGTCTACAACCCGCTGCCCAACGCGCTGCACGGTCCGTGGAACCTGGCCGCCGTCGCGGCCGGCAAGCACGTGCTGTCCGAGAAGCCGTTCGCCTCGAACGCCGCGGAGGCCGCCGACGTCCGCGACGCCGCACGACGGGCAGGCGTCACGGTGGTGGAGGGGTTCCACCACCTCCACCACCCGGTCGTGCGCCGCGTGCTGGAGATGGTGGGCTCGGGCGAGCTCGGCGACGTCGTCCGCGTCGAGGCGACGATCGCCATGCCCCCGCCCGACGCGGGTGACCCGCGGTGGTCCCTCGACCTGTCCGGCGGGGCGCTCATGGACCTCGGCTGCTACGGGCTGCACGTGCTGCGCACCCTGGCGCCGTGGACCGGCGGGGAGCCGGAGCCGGTCACCGCCCGGGCCGGGGAGCGCGCGGGATCCCCGGGCGTCGACGAGTGGCTCGACGCCGAGCTGCACTTCCCGTCCGGGGCCACGGCCACGGTGCGCTGCAGCATGGTGCACCGGGACAGGGACTTCTCGCTGCGGATCGTGGGCACGCGCGGCGAGGCCACGGCGCCGGCGTTCGTCGAGCCGAACCGGGACGACCGCGTGCTGGTGCGCACCCCGGCCGGCGAGCGGACCGAGCACTGCGGTACCCGGACGTCGTACACGTACCAGCTGGAGGCGCTGATCGCGGCGCTGCGGCACGGGTCCCCGGTCCCCACCGGCCCGGACGACGCGGTCGCGACCATGACGCTGATCGACCGGTGCTACCGGCTCGCCGGGCTGCCGCCCCGGCCGCGGGCGGCGGTCGAGCCGCGCCGGGCCGGGGCCTGA
- a CDS encoding aldo/keto reductase has product MTTVPDVQLADGVAIPQLGLGTARLPDEETRRIVREALEVGYRFVDTAASYENERGVGQAVADSGLPREEVFVSTKLRGREQGFDSAKQALRASLDRLGLEYVDLYLIHWPLPRLDRYVESWLAMEELLAEGLTRAIGVSNFLPEHLDRLAAASSTVPAVNQIECHPRDPQLDQRADDARRGIVTESWSPLANGGQLLRQPVLAGIGERHGRTPAQVVLRWHVQQQLVTFPKASSRGRLVENLDVFDFGLTDEDLAGIATLADGTRVNGQYPDVWEEF; this is encoded by the coding sequence ATGACCACGGTCCCGGACGTCCAGCTCGCCGACGGTGTAGCGATCCCCCAGCTCGGTCTGGGCACCGCCCGGCTCCCCGACGAGGAGACGCGGCGGATCGTCCGCGAGGCGCTCGAGGTCGGCTACCGGTTCGTCGACACCGCCGCCAGCTACGAGAACGAGCGCGGTGTCGGGCAGGCCGTCGCCGACTCGGGACTCCCGCGCGAGGAGGTGTTCGTCTCCACCAAGCTGCGCGGCAGGGAGCAGGGGTTCGACTCGGCGAAGCAGGCACTGCGGGCCAGCCTCGACCGGCTCGGACTGGAGTACGTGGACCTCTACCTCATCCACTGGCCGCTCCCCCGGCTCGACCGCTACGTCGAGTCGTGGCTGGCGATGGAGGAGCTCCTCGCGGAGGGGCTCACCCGCGCCATCGGCGTCTCCAACTTCCTGCCCGAGCACCTCGACCGGCTCGCCGCCGCCTCCTCGACGGTGCCGGCGGTCAACCAGATCGAGTGCCACCCGCGCGACCCGCAGCTCGATCAGCGCGCTGATGACGCCCGCCGCGGGATCGTCACCGAGTCGTGGTCGCCGCTGGCCAACGGCGGGCAGCTGCTGCGGCAGCCGGTGCTCGCCGGGATCGGCGAACGGCACGGCCGGACGCCGGCGCAGGTGGTCCTGCGTTGGCACGTGCAGCAGCAGCTGGTGACCTTCCCGAAGGCGTCGTCCCGCGGCCGGCTGGTCGAGAACCTCGACGTCTTCGACTTCGGGCTGACCGACGAGGACCTGGCCGGCATCGCCACGCTCGCCGACGGCACCCGCGTCAACGGCCAGTACCCCGACGTCTGGGAGGAGTTCTGA